From the Hymenobacter yonginensis genome, one window contains:
- a CDS encoding GNAT family N-acetyltransferase, with protein MLLTESRPDGFTISTDPARLDVAAIHRYLAHDSYWAKGIPLDTVERAIANSLPFGLYTPEGQLAGFARVVTDYATFAWLCDVFVLPAHRGQGLSKWLMQVVWAHPQLQGLRRRLLATLDAHGLYEQFGFAPLAAPDRFLEIRQHNPYGVETAN; from the coding sequence ATGTTGCTTACCGAGTCCCGCCCCGACGGCTTCACCATCAGCACCGACCCCGCCCGCCTCGACGTGGCCGCCATCCACCGCTACCTGGCCCACGACTCCTATTGGGCCAAAGGCATTCCGCTGGATACCGTGGAGCGGGCCATTGCCAACTCGCTGCCGTTTGGGCTCTACACGCCCGAGGGCCAGCTGGCCGGCTTTGCCCGCGTCGTTACGGATTACGCCACGTTTGCCTGGCTCTGCGACGTATTTGTGCTGCCGGCGCACCGCGGCCAGGGCTTATCGAAGTGGCTGATGCAGGTGGTGTGGGCCCACCCGCAACTGCAAGGCCTGCGCCGCCGCCTGCTGGCCACCCTCGATGCCCACGGGCTGTACGAGCAGTTCGGTTTCGCCCCATTGGCCGCCCCCGACCGGTTTCTGGAGATTCGCCAGCACAATCCCTACGGCGTCGAAACGGCCAATTAG